TCAACCCTGATGCACTGCCTTGCTGGATTGGACTCAGCAGACGGCGGAGAAATCATCATCGGTGGCAAGAACCTGCTCTCGCTCAGCGACGATCAGCTCACCGAAATGCGACGCGAACAAATCGGTTTCGTGTTCCAGTCATTCAACTTGGTGCCCACCATCAACGCACGAGAGAACATCTTGTTGCCACTGTCCCTGGCCGGCAAAAAACATGACCGAGAATGGTTCAACACCGTCATCAATGCCTTAGGACTGCGTGATCGCCTCACCCACAAGCCACATGAACTCTCCGGCGGCCAGCAACAGCGTGTAGCCGTGGCCCGTGCACTGCTCACCCGCCCTGAAGTTGTTTTTGGTGACGAGCCAACGGGTAACCTAGATTCGCGAACCGGCGCCGAGGTGTTGTCCTTGATGCGTACCTCGACCCGCGAAATGGGTCAGACCATCATCATGGTCACCCATGATCCGGTGGCAGCATCCTACGCTGACACTGTCCTGCTCATGAAGGATGGTTCCATCGTTGGCACCATCGAGGAGCCCACCGTGGCTACCGTGTCCGAGGCACTTGCCTCATTGGCGGAGTAATCGATGTTGCACGTAGCTCTTTCAAATATCAAAACCTATGCGCGACGCTATATCGCCGTCGTGCTGGCCGTGGCCATCGGTACCGCATTCCTTGCGGCCACCCTAGCCGTGAACTCATCAACTCAGGCAACCTTGAAGAATTCCTTGGGGGATTCTTACAAGCACGCTGACTTGGTGGCCTACTGGAACCCGGACCCGAGCGCAGATGAGGGCCAGACCGTAGACCTGACTGCTAAAGACATCACCGGTGTCCGAGAACTGCCCGGAGTATCCACCGCCTATGGGCTGGGATACGCCTACGGTCAGCTGCATACCGCTGATAACGGCTACACCGTACAGCTTCAGCCAGTGGACCCAAAGCAGGGGTTGGGTGGCATGGAACTGCTCGAAGGCCGTGCTCCACTATCCAATAACGAGATGATTATCGACGCCTCACATGCGCAGGATATGGGCATCTCCATCGGTGATGTTGTGGCCTTGAGCGATGACCAGGGCAAGAGCCAAAACATGACCATCGTCGGTATTCAGCGTTCCTCGACTAACCCGCAGACTTCTGCCTACGCCTTGGGCGGCATGAGCGAAAAAGCTTGGAGCCATTTCGCCGGTGACGGTGCCATGTTCAGTGACATCGTGATCAACAGTGAAGGCTCAACCGACGCTGTCGCACAGGAACTCAAAGACTACTTTGCACAGCAGAAGATGAGTGACATGGCTGTGGTCACCGCGGATCAAAAGGTCATTGACGAAGTCGCACAAATGACCGATGGCACGGACCAGCTGAGCGTCATCCTGATCATCTTCGCCTTGATTGCACTGGTCGTCACGGGCCTCGTTGTGGTCAACACCTTCTCCGTGGTGATTGCCCAGCGTACCCGCGAATTGGCATTGCTCCGTACCCTTGGAGCCAAGCGCAAACAGATCCGCAGCTCGGTACTGCTCGAAGCATTGGTCATCGGCATTGTCGCTTCGGTGATTGGCGTCCTGCTAGCCATCGCCTTGATGAGCGGACTCATCCAGCTATTGCACGCCCTGGTGCCGGCCATGTCCTATGCCACCTTGGCGCTGACTCCTGTGGGTCTCATCGTTCCGATCGCTGTCGGTATCTTGATGACGGTCATTGCCGCTAGCCTGCCTGCCCGCCGAGCCATGAAACTGGCACCGTTGGCAGCGCTGCGTCCCTTTGACTCAGCCAGCATGAAGAACCGTGCAGGCATCGTGCGCATCGTCATTGGTGCCCTGCTCGCCCTGATCGGTGCAGCCCTGTTGATCTACGGTGCAATCCAGGGCGATCTGATCATCGCCTTCCTCGGAGGTTTGGTGTCATTCCCTGGTATCTTGATGCTCGCCTCACTGTTCGTACCGAGCAGTGTCGCAGGAATTGGCAAGCTGGTTGCCGGTAACTCGACTTCCCGTCGTTTGGCAGCACTGAACGCAGTACGTAATCCAGGGCGCACCACCGCTACGGCAACCGCATTGCTCATCGGCGTGACCTTGGTATCGATGATTATGGTTGGTGGGCAGACCGCTAAAGCCAGCCTGAATAATTCGGTGGCAGCGGAATATCCCGTGGACATGATGGTGTCGTTCTACGACGGGACGACCAGTAAGGCTAAGGCTGATGAACTGGCCAAGAAGATCGACTCCGTGGATGGAGTCAGCGCGACGTCGACGTTCACCAGTTCCTATGCCGAAGTGAACCTGACTGAAGGCGACCCGGTGTCCTTGCAACTGCTTGCGGTTGATCCACAAGAATATTCCAAGACGGTTCTGGACCAGAGCGTTGTGCCAGAAAATGGCGAACTCGTCTTGTCGCAGTGGAATACCGACCTGAAATCTGTAGAGATCGGCGGTAAAACGCTGAAGATCAAGAAGTCGGGTGCGTTGCTCTCAGGAAACCCGGTGACTAGCCAAACGTTCAAGACCTTGGACATTAAGGATCCAGAGTCGTACCCAGGCATTATCGTCAAGGTAGATTCCGGTGTCGCTGGCTCGCAGATCAATGAGCTAGTCACTGAAATTTCAGACATCACCGGTGTGGATTCTTCGATGATTGACGGTGGTGTGGTGATGAAGTCAATGTTCACTCAGATCATTGACGTGCTGCTGACCATTGTTTCGGCGCTGCTTGCAGTGGCTGTGCTGATCGCCTTGATTGGTGTCGCTAACACGCTCAGCCTCTCGGTGCTTGAACGCACCCGGGAGAATTCACTGCTGCGGGCGCTGGGCCTGAAGAAGAAGCAGCTACGCAGCATGCTGGCTACCGAAGCGGTACTGATCGGTGGCGTAGCAGCATTGCTGGGCATGATCCTCGGCGTGATTTACGGTTTGTTGGGTGCGCAGTCGGCGTTGTCATCTATGGGAACGATGACCTACTCGATCCCTTGGTGGCAGTTGGCAGCGGTTCTTGCCATCAGCGTGATCGCAGCCCTGCTGGCATCGATTACGCCAGGGCGTCGGGCAGCGAAGCTTTCACCCGTTGAAGGCTTGGCCACCGAGTAAAAGTCAACGGTGGTAGTAGTTTCAACGACTAAGGTCGGGTTCGGAAATCAGTCTCTGATTTCCGAACCCGACCTTTTCTCGTGCTTAGCGCGCTAGTTACGTAGCGTGATCGTGGTGGCCATTGCCGGTGAACGTCCGGTGGTCACGAAGCCCGAGATATTAGATCCAGGGTGTTTGATGATGTCGGTAATCGACCCAAGATGTCGGCTCAGATCAATCTTGTCCTCGGGGGCAGCAAGCACCAGGTGGAAACCGAATTCTTGCAAGGCACGGATGCCGGCAGCAGCATATTCAGAGTTTGCCTGAATGAACGCTTCATCGATCATCACGGTGCCAAAGGAGGTGAACCCTGCCGATGCGAAGCCCAACTGGTACGCCAAAGCAGCACCCATGATGAAGGAAGTGAAACGTTGACCCTCACCACCGGAGAGGGTGCCTGGCTCCAAGCCAGTTTCGATTTCGCCATTGGTCTTATGCTCGTTACAGCTAATGATCACGTGTTGGCGAACATCTAATACGGTGGAACGCCACGCATTAAGTGCCGGATCGCTCAATGCCGTCACGAGAGCTTCCAATGCCTGATACGACGTCGCCAAGGTCGTTTCATCCTTGGTGGTGTAAGCCTCCTGCAAAGCATCTTTCAGTTCCTTGCGGAAGTTTCCAGCCTCCACAGGAATAGCATTCTGCACTTCCAAACGCAGAATGGATCCATGCTCAAACGTCACCTCAGCCAGAATCTGGTTCAGAGGTTTGATGCGTTCAGAGATCATCCGGCGTTCTTCATCAAGCAGCTGCAACAGGTCACTGAAGCGCTCGTAGGAGCGATTCGCGAAGTATTCGCGGAACTGCGCTTCGTGGTGTGGCAAACCGTCAGCAACAATCTGATCGTGCAGCTGGGTGTAGTGTTCAGCAGCCTCGGCAGAGGTACCGTGAGTTTGGGCGTGCGAGGTGCCAAAGTCGCGGGCAAAGCGGCGGAAAGTTTCACTGAGCGTGCTACCAATTTCTTGGCGCTGGCTGTTCAGCGAATTCATCTGGCTACCGAGCTGCAGTTTGACCTCGGCGAACGCCTCACTGATGTTTTCACTCGAGGGGCAGTTCCCGGAAATGACTTGATCGAGCACCGGTCCCAGTAACTGATGCTGGCGTAGCGAGAGTGGGATCGATTGCTCCCAATCAACACCTGGAGCTTGCGCAGTGGACAAAACTTGCTCGGCTCGCTGGACCTGCAACTGTAGGTCTTGAATACGGGAGCGGACCAGTGCCAGGTCCCCGACGAGCTTTTCTGCTTCTGCCTTAGCTGCTTCAATTTGCTGACGTACGCGCGAGGAATCGCCCGAGAGCGAGAGGGCGTCACCGAGTTTCTGTTCGCCACGACGCAGAGCTTCCAACGCCGGTGAAGAATCTAGCTGGGTGAAGCTACGTTCATCGGCAATGATGGCCTTCAGCAACTGTGATTTGGCGACGACCTTGTTCTTGGCAGCGCTGCGCTCATCGGCAGAGGCTTGGGCCTTCGTTATTTTCTCTTCAAGGCGGGCAGCCTTGGACTCAAGCTCAGCGATCTTTGATTCGTTGGTGAATCCGAGCAAGTACTCTGAGGCGGGAAGCCCACGAGTGTCTCGTTCGAAGGTTCCGTTACCGGTCTTCATCGTGCCAGCTGGAGTGATGGCCTTGGGATGCACATGCATCGCGGCATCGGTGTCGACGCAGGCCAGTGGATAGTCTGCGGTGATCTTTGCTTTGAGCCAAGTACCGGCCTCGCCGGGAGCGAAGTCGAGTTTGGTGACTAGGTCAGCTGGGCCTGCTTCAGCATCCTTGGGTTGCTGGGAGATATCGGTCCAACGCACCCGTCCCAGACCATCAAGCTGGTCGATAGCGTGGGTGACCTGAGAGATGAGTTCACCGGGGACCAATAGGGTGCGGGCCAAAGAATGCAAGGCCTTCTCGGCGGCCAATCGCCAGGTCGAAGCATCTGCCGAAACGTCCATGAGCTCGCCGGCGAAAGGCAACTGCTCTTCCTGCAACGAGCAGGCAGAGGCGATGGCGCGGCGTGCGGCGATAGATCGATCGTCAATGTTGCTGGCACGACGCTGGTAGGAACGGATCTGTTCAGCCAGGGTCTCGGCTCGCTTGCGTAGGTTAACCAAGGACGCCATGGCCTCATATTCCACGGTTTGAGCGTCCTGGGTGATGGAAGCCAGCTGTTGCAAAGTTCGGG
The nucleotide sequence above comes from Glutamicibacter sp. B1. Encoded proteins:
- a CDS encoding ABC transporter ATP-binding protein; the encoded protein is MTSETLPKTDFAVAARGLTKTYGHDTTRVEALRGVDVSFARSRFTAIMGPSGSGKSTLMHCLAGLDSADGGEIIIGGKNLLSLSDDQLTEMRREQIGFVFQSFNLVPTINARENILLPLSLAGKKHDREWFNTVINALGLRDRLTHKPHELSGGQQQRVAVARALLTRPEVVFGDEPTGNLDSRTGAEVLSLMRTSTREMGQTIIMVTHDPVAASYADTVLLMKDGSIVGTIEEPTVATVSEALASLAE
- a CDS encoding ABC transporter permease codes for the protein MLHVALSNIKTYARRYIAVVLAVAIGTAFLAATLAVNSSTQATLKNSLGDSYKHADLVAYWNPDPSADEGQTVDLTAKDITGVRELPGVSTAYGLGYAYGQLHTADNGYTVQLQPVDPKQGLGGMELLEGRAPLSNNEMIIDASHAQDMGISIGDVVALSDDQGKSQNMTIVGIQRSSTNPQTSAYALGGMSEKAWSHFAGDGAMFSDIVINSEGSTDAVAQELKDYFAQQKMSDMAVVTADQKVIDEVAQMTDGTDQLSVILIIFALIALVVTGLVVVNTFSVVIAQRTRELALLRTLGAKRKQIRSSVLLEALVIGIVASVIGVLLAIALMSGLIQLLHALVPAMSYATLALTPVGLIVPIAVGILMTVIAASLPARRAMKLAPLAALRPFDSASMKNRAGIVRIVIGALLALIGAALLIYGAIQGDLIIAFLGGLVSFPGILMLASLFVPSSVAGIGKLVAGNSTSRRLAALNAVRNPGRTTATATALLIGVTLVSMIMVGGQTAKASLNNSVAAEYPVDMMVSFYDGTTSKAKADELAKKIDSVDGVSATSTFTSSYAEVNLTEGDPVSLQLLAVDPQEYSKTVLDQSVVPENGELVLSQWNTDLKSVEIGGKTLKIKKSGALLSGNPVTSQTFKTLDIKDPESYPGIIVKVDSGVAGSQINELVTEISDITGVDSSMIDGGVVMKSMFTQIIDVLLTIVSALLAVAVLIALIGVANTLSLSVLERTRENSLLRALGLKKKQLRSMLATEAVLIGGVAALLGMILGVIYGLLGAQSALSSMGTMTYSIPWWQLAAVLAISVIAALLASITPGRRAAKLSPVEGLATE
- a CDS encoding ATP-binding protein yields the protein MSIEMTLPLGGAVNPGQHRLSRVQIVNWGTFHGLHDLAVDRAGTLVTGHPGVGKSTLFDAMGHVFFATPRLNESANDAATREDRRTTFSYMRGRQFKTTEGTVYQRPGATWSAIILSYDDGMGNTVSAGAVFDLPDAGLEGQVSKHYLLCEGKVEIAELENHGPRRFTVSSLSKALAPSEAFDTHKAFIERLRRRLGVESDKAFALLRTLQNGKGLAKGVNQFFRHEVLEEPATLKAAAAAVEDFAHLRGIYRQLDTARAQRDALAEVPHQDQAYRQLAQQITETRQLLESDVQDLEAQVRQLVLRNDLQSHQSELATLQSEEEELRTRKEQLDDQLQSLEAAHDSAGSASLMLLEREADVARKALSEKENTIRALQQQASDAGLSFEFSATGLDELRANAARTLQQLASITQDAQTVEYEAMASLVNLRKRAETLAEQIRSYQRRASNIDDRSIAARRAIASACSLQEEQLPFAGELMDVSADASTWRLAAEKALHSLARTLLVPGELISQVTHAIDQLDGLGRVRWTDISQQPKDAEAGPADLVTKLDFAPGEAGTWLKAKITADYPLACVDTDAAMHVHPKAITPAGTMKTGNGTFERDTRGLPASEYLLGFTNESKIAELESKAARLEEKITKAQASADERSAAKNKVVAKSQLLKAIIADERSFTQLDSSPALEALRRGEQKLGDALSLSGDSSRVRQQIEAAKAEAEKLVGDLALVRSRIQDLQLQVQRAEQVLSTAQAPGVDWEQSIPLSLRQHQLLGPVLDQVISGNCPSSENISEAFAEVKLQLGSQMNSLNSQRQEIGSTLSETFRRFARDFGTSHAQTHGTSAEAAEHYTQLHDQIVADGLPHHEAQFREYFANRSYERFSDLLQLLDEERRMISERIKPLNQILAEVTFEHGSILRLEVQNAIPVEAGNFRKELKDALQEAYTTKDETTLATSYQALEALVTALSDPALNAWRSTVLDVRQHVIISCNEHKTNGEIETGLEPGTLSGGEGQRFTSFIMGAALAYQLGFASAGFTSFGTVMIDEAFIQANSEYAAAGIRALQEFGFHLVLAAPEDKIDLSRHLGSITDIIKHPGSNISGFVTTGRSPAMATTITLRN